The stretch of DNA CTGCTCGACATGAGCCCCGACGCCGTGAACGACCTTGCCCGCAAAGGGGTCCTCAAAGGATACAAGAGCGGCAGCCAGTGGCGTTTCCGGCGGAAAGACGTCGAGAGGTTCCTCGGCAGGGAGCAGAAGAAGCTGGCGCCCCCGGGGTGACTCGAACACCCGGCACGCGGTTTAGGAAACCGCTGCTCTGTCCGCCTGAGCTACGGGGGCTCCGTTTCGACCGTTCTGTCCGCTTCCCTATTCGGTAAATTTTAGCAGGGAAAACACCTTCTGCCCTTTCAATTTGTCCCTGCCTTTCAGGCCGGTCAGCTCTGCGAGAAAGCAGCACTCGACGATTTCCGCCCCGAGTCGTTCCAGCAGTCCCACCACGGCCGCCATTGTCCCGCCGGTGGCAAGGACGTCGTCCGCCACGATCACCCGCATCCCCGGGCGTACGGCGTCTTCGTGGATCTCCAGCCGGTCCTTGCCGTATTCCAGGTCATAGATAGCGGAGACCGTCTTGTAGGGCAGCTTCCCATGCTTTCGCACCAGGATGACTCCGATGCCGAGCTTGTACGCCATCGCAGCCCCCATGACGAAACCCCTGGCTTCCACGCCGACGACCGCTTCGACGCCTTTGGCGAAATGCCGGTGGGCCAAAAGATCGATGGCCCGCTGAAACGAGGCGGGATCCGACAAGAGCGTCGTGATGTCCTTGAACTGGATCCCCTTTTGGGGAAAGTCCTGGATGTTCCGTATCCGTTTTTTGAGCGCTTTCATCGGGGCTCGTTCGTCCTTTGAAGAAAATTCAAGGGGTCTACTGACTTGCCCTCCATGCGCAGTTCGAAATGGAGATGGGAGGTCGT from Deltaproteobacteria bacterium RBG_16_64_85 encodes:
- a CDS encoding adenine phosphoribosyltransferase; amino-acid sequence: MKALKKRIRNIQDFPQKGIQFKDITTLLSDPASFQRAIDLLAHRHFAKGVEAVVGVEARGFVMGAAMAYKLGIGVILVRKHGKLPYKTVSAIYDLEYGKDRLEIHEDAVRPGMRVIVADDVLATGGTMAAVVGLLERLGAEIVECCFLAELTGLKGRDKLKGQKVFSLLKFTE